From one Nitrosococcus halophilus Nc 4 genomic stretch:
- a CDS encoding methane monooxygenase/ammonia monooxygenase subunit B, with product MNRARKWLAIGFATVVASSVFYVPTVAAHGEKSQAAFLRMRTIHWYDLRWSKDQIAVNETYTMSGKFRVFSDWPEAVRHPHVSFLNVGQPGPVSTRMSSYINDVFVPRSVGIELGGDYSFSVELKGRRPGTWHVHTMMNIEGGGPLIGPGKYITITGNIEDFENPITDLTGNTVDIERLGLGTIVGWHVFWYVLGIAWMWWWARRPMFLPRYMRVEAGEANDLVTDTDKKVTLGVMVGVLVIVLYGYESAEGKHPVTVPLQAGLLGDIDPLPVNYDAMVSVDVLKANYRVPGRTITMKLEVTNHTDEVISIGEFATGGIRFLNPDVIVDDTDYPDNLLAPEGLEVSQQDIAPGETVVVEVAGTDAAWEVERMADVIYDPDSRFGGLLFFVDPEGNRMPIPVGGPLVPIFV from the coding sequence ATGAATCGAGCCAGAAAATGGCTAGCCATCGGCTTTGCCACCGTGGTGGCATCGAGCGTCTTCTACGTCCCTACGGTAGCTGCCCACGGTGAGAAGTCACAGGCCGCCTTCCTACGGATGCGGACAATCCATTGGTATGACCTCAGATGGTCCAAGGACCAGATTGCGGTCAACGAAACCTACACCATGAGCGGCAAATTCCGTGTTTTCTCGGATTGGCCGGAAGCGGTGCGTCATCCGCACGTGTCCTTTTTGAATGTCGGTCAACCTGGACCGGTGTCCACTCGGATGTCTTCTTACATCAATGACGTGTTCGTGCCCCGTTCAGTGGGTATCGAGCTCGGCGGCGATTATAGCTTTTCGGTGGAACTCAAAGGCCGTCGTCCGGGAACTTGGCACGTCCATACGATGATGAACATCGAAGGGGGCGGTCCACTTATCGGTCCCGGCAAATATATAACCATTACGGGTAATATTGAGGACTTTGAAAACCCCATCACAGACCTGACGGGTAACACCGTTGACATCGAAAGGCTGGGTCTAGGCACCATCGTCGGTTGGCACGTGTTCTGGTATGTTTTGGGTATCGCCTGGATGTGGTGGTGGGCTCGCCGTCCCATGTTTTTACCTCGCTACATGAGAGTAGAAGCAGGGGAGGCCAATGATCTCGTCACCGATACAGACAAGAAGGTGACCCTGGGTGTGATGGTCGGTGTCCTCGTCATCGTTCTGTATGGCTATGAAAGCGCCGAAGGTAAGCATCCCGTGACTGTTCCGTTACAGGCTGGTCTGCTAGGTGACATTGATCCGTTGCCGGTGAATTATGATGCGATGGTCTCGGTCGATGTGCTCAAGGCTAACTACCGGGTGCCAGGCCGGACTATCACAATGAAGCTTGAGGTCACTAACCACACCGATGAAGTTATTTCCATTGGTGAGTTTGCGACCGGTGGTATTCGTTTCTTGAACCCTGATGTCATTGTCGATGACACGGATTATCCGGATAATCTATTGGCACCAGAAGGGCTAGAAGTGAGCCAGCAGGATATTGCTCCGGGTGAAACGGTGGTGGTCGAAGTCGCCGGTACCGATGCGGCCTGGGAAGTCGAGCGTATGGCTGACGTTATCTACGATCCGGATAGCCGGTTTGGCGGATTGTTGTTCTTTGTCGACCCCGAAGGCAACAGAATGCCGATACCTGTTGGCGGACCGTTAGTCCCAATCTTTGTCTAA
- the trpC gene encoding indole-3-glycerol phosphate synthase TrpC, which produces MNEAPDILRKILQRKAEEITERAQQLSIRELSRQVEAAPPVRSFVNAITQKIRAQQFAVIAEIKKASPSKGLLREVFDPAAIARSYEQGGATCLSVLTDRNFFQGSEANLRLARSACGLPVLRKDFIIDPYQVYEARVMGADCILLIAAALGDALMLELTQLAEHLDMDTLVEVHSAEELERALALNTPLIGINNRNLKNFETKLETTLDLLPQIPPDRLVVTESGIHSTADVMRMKEAGVYGFLVGETFMKAEEPGEKLAELFRHSERLSS; this is translated from the coding sequence ATGAATGAGGCCCCCGATATCTTGCGAAAAATCTTACAACGGAAAGCCGAGGAGATTACCGAACGGGCGCAACAACTTTCAATCCGGGAGCTCAGCCGACAAGTGGAGGCAGCGCCTCCAGTACGCAGCTTTGTTAATGCCATCACCCAAAAGATAAGGGCCCAACAGTTTGCCGTTATTGCTGAAATCAAAAAGGCCTCTCCCAGCAAAGGGCTCCTTCGGGAGGTCTTTGATCCGGCAGCAATTGCCCGTAGCTACGAACAAGGGGGGGCGACTTGCCTGTCAGTACTCACAGATCGCAATTTTTTTCAGGGTAGCGAAGCAAATCTCCGCCTGGCTCGAAGTGCTTGTGGATTACCCGTGTTAAGAAAGGATTTTATTATTGATCCCTACCAGGTCTATGAGGCTCGGGTGATGGGTGCCGACTGTATTCTACTGATTGCAGCAGCCCTAGGCGACGCCCTGATGCTAGAACTCACGCAACTCGCTGAACACCTGGATATGGACACCCTTGTAGAAGTACACAGTGCCGAAGAGCTTGAGCGGGCTTTAGCCCTAAATACGCCACTTATCGGTATTAATAACCGAAATTTAAAGAACTTTGAGACAAAGTTAGAGACTACCCTTGACCTACTTCCCCAGATACCACCCGATCGCCTAGTAGTTACTGAAAGCGGTATTCATAGCACCGCGGATGTAATGAGGATGAAAGAAGCCGGGGTCTATGGCTTCCTTGTTGGCGAAACCTTTATGAAAGCAGAAGAGCCCGGCGAAAAGCTTGCAGAACTATTCCGACACTCAGAGAGATTATCCTCCTAA
- the trpE gene encoding anthranilate synthase component I, whose translation MELEQFKQLTAQGYNHIPLVREVLADLDTPLSTYLKLANGPYSYLFESVHGGEKWGRYSFIGLPCRTVVKVRNQEVVVETNHRVEETHHTDDPLAWVETFKQRFKVPAMDTLPRFTGGLVGYFGYDTIRYIEPKLAHGNKSDFLGTPDILLLVSEEIVIFDNLSGKLYLIIHVGPEGYEEGQRRLDALEERLRAGIPTPHTIEPPRVVIEDDFISGFTEEGFKAAVSKARQYITDGDVMQVVLSQRLSVPFTASPLNLYRALRCLNPSPYMFYLDLNDFHVVGSSPEILVRLEEGVVTVRPIAGTRHRGATEEEDRALEKELLADPKELAEHWMLIDLGRNDVGRVATIGSVNVTEKMLIERYSHVMHIVSNVTGQLKPGLSAMDVLRATFPAGTVSGAPKVRAMEIIDELEPTKRGIYAGAVGYLAWSGNMDTAIAIRTAVIKDQTLHIQAGAGIVYDSVPQSEWNETMNKGRAIFRAVALAEAGLNGSFR comes from the coding sequence ATGGAACTTGAACAATTTAAACAGCTTACCGCCCAAGGCTATAATCATATTCCGCTTGTGCGAGAGGTTTTGGCCGACTTGGACACGCCTCTCAGCACTTACCTTAAGCTAGCCAATGGCCCTTATTCCTATTTATTTGAATCGGTCCATGGCGGCGAAAAATGGGGCCGATATTCGTTTATCGGCCTACCTTGCCGCACTGTGGTCAAGGTGCGAAATCAGGAGGTGGTGGTGGAAACCAACCACCGGGTTGAAGAAACGCACCATACGGATGATCCTCTAGCTTGGGTAGAAACCTTTAAACAGCGTTTTAAAGTTCCGGCAATGGATACTTTGCCCCGTTTTACGGGTGGATTGGTGGGGTACTTTGGCTACGATACTATCCGCTATATTGAACCCAAGCTTGCCCATGGGAATAAATCCGATTTCTTGGGAACACCGGATATCCTGTTACTTGTCTCCGAAGAAATTGTTATCTTTGACAATCTCAGCGGTAAACTCTACCTCATTATTCATGTCGGCCCGGAAGGTTATGAAGAAGGACAACGCCGCCTAGACGCCCTCGAGGAGCGTCTTCGGGCAGGCATACCCACCCCTCACACCATTGAGCCTCCCCGGGTGGTGATAGAAGATGATTTTATCTCTGGGTTTACCGAGGAAGGCTTTAAGGCAGCAGTCAGCAAGGCGCGCCAATACATTACCGACGGTGATGTGATGCAAGTGGTGTTATCGCAGCGGCTCTCAGTGCCCTTTACCGCCTCCCCCCTCAACCTCTATCGGGCACTCCGTTGCCTTAATCCATCCCCCTACATGTTTTATTTGGATCTCAATGATTTCCATGTAGTGGGATCCTCCCCGGAGATCCTGGTGCGCCTAGAGGAGGGTGTGGTGACGGTACGTCCCATCGCCGGAACCCGGCACCGGGGCGCAACGGAAGAAGAAGATCGCGCACTGGAGAAAGAGTTATTGGCAGATCCCAAGGAGCTTGCAGAACACTGGATGCTCATTGATCTAGGCCGAAATGACGTCGGCCGGGTAGCCACAATCGGCAGTGTTAACGTGACCGAAAAAATGCTCATCGAACGCTACTCCCATGTGATGCACATCGTCTCCAATGTGACGGGACAGCTCAAACCGGGGCTCTCGGCCATGGATGTTTTACGGGCGACCTTTCCCGCCGGTACGGTCTCTGGCGCTCCCAAAGTTCGGGCCATGGAGATCATCGACGAATTAGAACCTACTAAGCGTGGGATCTATGCAGGTGCAGTGGGGTACTTAGCTTGGTCGGGCAATATGGATACCGCCATCGCCATTCGCACCGCGGTGATTAAAGATCAAACCCTCCATATTCAAGCAGGCGCGGGAATTGTCTATGACTCGGTGCCCCAGAGTGAGTGGAATGAAACCATGAACAAAGGCCGAGCCATCTTTCGGGCGGTGGCTTTGGCTGAAGCCGGTCTCAATGGTTCTTTCCGCTAG
- a CDS encoding anthranilate synthase component II, with protein sequence MLFMLDNYDSFTYNLVQYLGELGEEICVFRNDKINIADIKRLHPKRLVISPGPCTPNEAGISLEIIRHFAGKIPILGVCLGHQCIGQAFGGQIVHAKTIMHGKTSMVHHSHKGVFQGLDNPFEATRYHSLVIDQASLPPCLEITAWTETDTGELDEIMGIHHRELAIQGVQFHPESILTQQGHDLLLNFLKHT encoded by the coding sequence ATGCTATTCATGCTCGACAATTATGATTCATTTACCTACAATTTAGTCCAATATTTAGGCGAATTGGGTGAAGAAATCTGCGTTTTTCGCAATGATAAAATCAATATCGCGGACATAAAGCGATTGCATCCAAAACGTCTCGTGATCTCTCCGGGCCCTTGCACCCCTAACGAAGCGGGTATTTCCCTTGAAATTATCCGCCACTTTGCTGGTAAGATCCCTATATTAGGGGTATGCCTTGGTCATCAGTGTATCGGCCAAGCCTTTGGCGGCCAGATAGTGCATGCCAAAACCATTATGCATGGTAAAACCTCGATGGTGCATCACAGCCATAAAGGGGTGTTTCAGGGTCTGGATAATCCCTTTGAGGCTACCCGCTATCATTCCCTAGTCATCGACCAAGCCAGCCTCCCTCCCTGCTTGGAAATCACTGCCTGGACCGAAACCGACACGGGAGAACTAGACGAAATCATGGGAATTCATCATCGGGAGCTTGCCATCCAAGGGGTGCAATTCCATCCCGAATCAATTCTTACCCAACAGGGACATGATTTGCTTCTCAACTTTCTCAAACATACCTGA
- the sufB gene encoding Fe-S cluster assembly protein SufB produces MSKSPLKVENLVHQEYRAGFITDIEADAIPPGLNEDVIRLISSKKNEPEFMLEWRLKAYRHWLEMKEPKWAHVHYPPVDYQSIVYYSAPKSKKDGPKSLDEVDPKLLETYEKLGVPLHERARLAGVAVDAVFDSVSVATTFKEKLAEAGVIFCSFSEAVQKYPELVEKYLGTVVPYRDNFYAALNSAVFSDGSFVYVPKGVRCPLELSTYFRINAAQTGQFERTLIVADEGAHVSYLEGCTAPMRDENQLHAAVVELVALDNAEIKYSTVQNWYPGDEEGRGGIYNFVTKRGACRGANSKISWTQVETGSAITWKYPSVILQGDHSVGEFYSVALTNNFQQADTGTKMIHMGRNTRSTIISKGISAGRGQNAYRGLVRMMPTAVGARNYTQCDSLLLGDRCGAHTFPYIEVKHPSAQVEHEASTSKISEDQLFYCKQRGISAEDAVSMIVNGFCKEVFKELPMEFAVEAQNLLGVSLEGAVG; encoded by the coding sequence ATGAGTAAATCACCCCTTAAGGTTGAAAATCTTGTTCATCAGGAATATCGGGCTGGCTTTATCACCGATATCGAAGCGGACGCTATTCCCCCCGGCCTCAATGAGGATGTTATCCGCCTCATCTCTAGCAAGAAAAATGAGCCGGAATTCATGCTGGAGTGGCGCCTTAAGGCCTATCGCCATTGGCTAGAGATGAAAGAGCCGAAATGGGCTCATGTACACTATCCACCCGTGGATTATCAATCCATTGTTTATTATTCCGCGCCCAAATCAAAGAAAGATGGCCCTAAGAGCTTAGATGAAGTTGATCCAAAGCTATTGGAAACCTATGAGAAACTAGGCGTTCCCCTCCATGAGCGGGCCCGGCTCGCGGGGGTAGCTGTGGATGCGGTATTCGATAGCGTCTCCGTAGCGACCACCTTCAAGGAAAAGCTGGCTGAAGCAGGAGTCATTTTTTGTTCTTTCTCCGAAGCGGTGCAGAAATATCCTGAGTTGGTGGAGAAATATCTCGGTACAGTGGTGCCCTACCGGGATAACTTTTATGCCGCTTTAAATTCAGCCGTCTTTAGCGATGGTTCCTTTGTCTATGTGCCCAAGGGTGTTCGTTGCCCCTTAGAATTGTCCACCTACTTCCGTATCAATGCCGCCCAAACCGGCCAGTTTGAGCGCACGCTGATCGTTGCCGACGAAGGGGCCCATGTCAGTTATTTAGAAGGCTGTACTGCGCCGATGCGGGATGAGAACCAACTCCATGCTGCGGTGGTGGAGCTCGTTGCCTTGGACAATGCCGAGATCAAGTACTCCACAGTGCAAAATTGGTATCCCGGCGATGAGGAGGGCCGTGGCGGAATCTATAATTTCGTGACTAAACGAGGTGCTTGTCGGGGGGCCAACTCCAAGATCTCCTGGACCCAGGTGGAGACCGGTTCGGCCATTACCTGGAAGTATCCTAGCGTTATCTTGCAAGGGGATCACTCAGTGGGTGAATTCTACTCAGTGGCACTCACTAACAATTTCCAGCAAGCGGATACGGGGACCAAGATGATCCATATGGGGCGCAATACCCGCAGCACCATCATTTCTAAAGGGATTTCTGCTGGGCGAGGACAAAATGCCTACCGGGGGTTGGTGCGGATGATGCCCACTGCCGTTGGCGCCCGGAACTATACCCAGTGTGATTCCCTGCTCCTAGGGGATCGATGCGGCGCCCATACCTTTCCCTACATTGAGGTTAAACACCCTTCGGCACAGGTGGAACATGAGGCATCGACCTCCAAGATCAGCGAAGATCAACTGTTCTATTGTAAACAGCGGGGAATCTCCGCGGAAGATGCTGTCTCTATGATCGTCAATGGTTTTTGTAAGGAAGTCTTTAAGGAATTGCCCATGGAGTTCGCAGTAGAAGCCCAAAACCTACTGGGCGTGAGCTTGGAAGGGGCGGTCGGCTAA
- a CDS encoding phosphoglycolate phosphatase, which yields MLRKPKMVLMDVDGTLVDSVPDLAFCTDAMMEQLGLPARGETKVRQWVGNGVERLIKRALLDSLEGEPEEALYQKAEPIFLALYKENTSKRSRLYPGVNEGLAWLKSRGYRLGSVTNKAAQFTYPLLRDLGIIDYFEIIISGDTLPEKKPHPAPLLHAASFFGIAPEKALMVGDSISDVKAARAAGFQIICLSYGYNHGIDIADSHPDGVIDSLIEIKGLLSEAA from the coding sequence ATGCTCAGAAAACCAAAGATGGTGCTCATGGATGTGGATGGTACTTTGGTAGACAGTGTGCCTGATCTTGCCTTCTGCACCGATGCCATGATGGAGCAGCTAGGCCTGCCAGCGCGGGGTGAAACCAAAGTTCGGCAGTGGGTAGGGAACGGCGTAGAACGGCTGATTAAACGGGCCCTGCTTGATAGCTTGGAGGGGGAGCCGGAAGAGGCTTTATACCAAAAGGCCGAACCTATTTTTTTAGCCCTCTACAAGGAAAACACCAGCAAACGCAGCCGCTTATATCCGGGGGTAAACGAGGGGCTAGCCTGGCTCAAGTCCCGAGGGTATCGCCTAGGCAGCGTCACCAATAAGGCAGCCCAATTCACCTATCCTCTGCTTAGGGATCTAGGAATAATTGACTATTTTGAGATAATTATAAGTGGCGACACCTTGCCGGAGAAAAAACCCCATCCTGCACCGCTACTCCATGCCGCTAGTTTTTTCGGCATCGCCCCCGAGAAGGCGCTCATGGTTGGGGACTCTATTAGCGATGTGAAAGCAGCGAGGGCAGCCGGTTTCCAGATCATCTGCCTAAGCTATGGTTATAATCATGGCATAGACATCGCTGACAGCCATCCGGATGGTGTCATCGATTCCTTAATTGAAATTAAAGGCCTATTAAGCGAGGCGGCCTAG
- the trpD gene encoding anthranilate phosphoribosyltransferase produces MDIQTALRTITTGRNLTSEEMTSVMNLIMTGQATPAQIGGLLIGLRMKGETVEEIAAAAKVMRKLATKVTVTGAHLVDTCGTGGDGANTFNISTASAFVVAAAGGKVAKHGNRSVSSQCGSADILEAAGIKLELTPTQVTHCIEELGVGFLFAPRHHGAMKYTIAPRREMGIRTLFNLLGPLTNPADLPNQVVGVFSGEWLEPLAWVLHRLGSQHVLIVHAEDGLDEISIGAATRIAELKQGTVTSYRVTPEQFGFERVAIDRLVVNSAQESLDVLRSVLANQPGPARDIVALNAGAAIYAADLTPTLEEGVNRALQVLSEGKAQEKLTTLIAFTQAFNK; encoded by the coding sequence ATGGATATTCAGACAGCCCTTCGTACTATCACCACAGGGCGCAATCTCACCAGTGAAGAGATGACATCGGTCATGAACCTGATCATGACGGGTCAGGCAACCCCAGCCCAGATTGGCGGCCTACTCATTGGGCTTCGGATGAAAGGAGAAACGGTGGAAGAAATTGCCGCCGCCGCCAAAGTGATGCGCAAACTGGCCACTAAGGTGACAGTAACAGGAGCCCACCTTGTGGATACCTGCGGTACAGGAGGAGACGGCGCCAATACTTTTAATATTTCAACCGCCAGCGCTTTTGTAGTTGCCGCAGCAGGGGGGAAAGTAGCCAAGCATGGTAACCGTTCCGTCTCCAGCCAATGCGGCAGTGCAGATATCCTCGAAGCTGCTGGAATAAAACTGGAGCTTACGCCAACACAGGTCACCCACTGCATTGAAGAACTAGGCGTTGGCTTCCTGTTCGCCCCTCGCCACCACGGCGCCATGAAATACACCATAGCCCCACGGCGAGAAATGGGGATCCGCACCCTTTTTAACCTTTTGGGTCCCCTCACTAACCCTGCCGATCTCCCCAATCAAGTAGTGGGGGTCTTTAGCGGGGAATGGCTTGAGCCTCTAGCCTGGGTCTTACATCGTTTAGGCAGCCAGCATGTGCTCATCGTACACGCTGAAGATGGCTTGGACGAAATCAGTATTGGAGCCGCCACCCGGATCGCTGAATTGAAGCAAGGGACCGTCACCAGCTATAGAGTCACCCCCGAGCAGTTTGGTTTTGAACGGGTTGCCATCGATCGTCTAGTAGTTAACAGCGCTCAAGAAAGCCTTGATGTTTTACGCTCGGTTTTAGCCAATCAACCCGGCCCAGCCCGTGATATTGTAGCTTTGAATGCGGGGGCCGCCATCTATGCAGCGGATCTCACCCCCACCCTGGAAGAGGGGGTAAACAGAGCATTACAGGTTCTTTCCGAAGGCAAAGCCCAAGAGAAATTGACCACCCTAATCGCATTTACCCAGGCTTTTAACAAATAA
- a CDS encoding SUF system Fe-S cluster assembly regulator, producing the protein MLRMSKMTDYGIVLMTRLAADPKGQHAAADLSAQVEMPLPTVSKILKQLARAQLLVSSRGAQGGYSLARPPETISVAEIITTLEGPIGLTECISTPGECGQESHCSTRVHWERINQAVYGALNEIKLSDMVQPMGVHPIQFHQLTRRSVRTDNTTRDNRGSRL; encoded by the coding sequence ATGCTCCGCATGAGTAAAATGACCGATTACGGTATCGTGCTAATGACTCGTTTGGCGGCGGATCCTAAGGGTCAACATGCCGCAGCCGATTTATCCGCCCAGGTGGAAATGCCCTTACCGACGGTTAGTAAAATCCTTAAACAATTGGCCCGAGCCCAGTTGTTGGTATCGTCGCGGGGGGCCCAGGGTGGTTATAGTTTAGCAAGACCGCCAGAGACAATTTCAGTAGCAGAAATTATTACCACCCTAGAGGGACCTATCGGTTTAACTGAGTGCATTAGTACCCCAGGGGAATGTGGGCAAGAGTCCCATTGTTCCACCCGTGTCCACTGGGAGCGGATTAATCAAGCGGTTTATGGGGCCTTGAATGAAATTAAATTGTCCGACATGGTTCAGCCGATGGGGGTGCATCCCATCCAGTTTCACCAACTGACGAGGCGTTCGGTGCGTACAGATAATACGACGAGAGATAACCGCGGGAGCAGGCTATGA
- the sufC gene encoding Fe-S cluster assembly ATPase SufC, with protein sequence MLTIKNLHASVDGKPILRGIDLNVKPGEVHAIMGPNGSGKSTLASVLAGREDYEATAGEILYQGQNLLDLAPEERARAGIFLAFQYPVEIPGVSNVYLLKAALNSVRKHRGLDELDAMDFLALVREKMKLVKMDESFLQRAVNEGFSGGEKKRNEILQMAILEPTLAILDETDSGLDIDALRIVADGVNALRSPERGLILVTHYQRLLNYIVPDYVHVLSQGRIVKSGDKKLALELEEKGYGWLEQDKNPVAGAASL encoded by the coding sequence ATGTTAACCATCAAGAACCTGCATGCCAGCGTGGATGGTAAACCCATCCTCCGGGGTATTGATTTAAATGTAAAACCCGGTGAGGTGCATGCCATTATGGGGCCGAATGGCTCGGGGAAGAGCACCCTGGCCAGTGTTTTGGCAGGGCGGGAGGATTACGAGGCCACGGCAGGGGAGATCCTTTATCAGGGTCAGAATTTATTGGATTTGGCACCTGAAGAGCGCGCTCGCGCAGGAATCTTCCTGGCCTTCCAGTATCCCGTGGAGATCCCTGGTGTAAGCAACGTTTATCTGTTGAAGGCGGCTTTAAATTCCGTGCGCAAGCATCGCGGACTAGATGAGCTGGATGCCATGGACTTTTTGGCTCTGGTGCGGGAAAAAATGAAGTTGGTCAAGATGGATGAAAGTTTCCTGCAGCGAGCAGTCAATGAAGGCTTCTCGGGGGGGGAAAAGAAGCGTAACGAAATTTTACAGATGGCTATTTTGGAGCCCACATTGGCCATTTTGGACGAGACCGACTCAGGGTTGGATATTGATGCCCTCAGGATCGTCGCCGATGGAGTCAATGCTCTGCGGAGTCCGGAGAGGGGACTTATCCTGGTGACCCATTATCAACGTCTCCTCAATTATATTGTGCCGGATTATGTCCATGTGCTTTCCCAGGGGCGCATTGTGAAATCCGGGGATAAGAAACTTGCGCTGGAGTTGGAGGAGAAAGGATACGGTTGGCTTGAACAAGATAAAAACCCAGTGGCAGGAGCAGCCTCCTTATGA
- the rpe gene encoding ribulose-phosphate 3-epimerase, with the protein MADYKIAPSILSADFARLGEEVTAVLDAGADMVHFDVMDNHYVPNLTIGPLICEALRKHGITADIDVHLMVKPVDRIVPDFAKAGANYITFHPEASEHIDRTLQLIHDEGCKAGLVFNPATSLDYLQYVLDKVDMVLIMSVNPGFGGQKFIPSALDKLQEVRRIIDASSHPIRLEIDGGVKVDNIRQIAAAGADTFVAGSAIFQSENYKATIGEMRAELAKAR; encoded by the coding sequence ATGGCCGATTATAAAATTGCCCCTTCTATCCTATCGGCGGATTTTGCTCGTCTGGGGGAAGAAGTTACTGCCGTATTGGACGCGGGTGCTGACATGGTGCACTTCGATGTGATGGATAACCATTATGTTCCCAACCTGACAATCGGCCCTCTCATCTGCGAAGCACTGCGCAAACATGGCATCACCGCCGATATCGACGTTCACCTGATGGTGAAACCCGTTGATCGAATCGTGCCTGATTTTGCCAAGGCGGGCGCCAATTATATCACTTTTCATCCGGAAGCCTCCGAACATATCGACCGGACCCTACAGCTTATCCACGACGAAGGCTGTAAAGCTGGCTTAGTATTCAATCCAGCCACCTCCCTCGATTATCTTCAATATGTCCTGGACAAAGTGGACATGGTGCTTATCATGTCGGTTAATCCCGGTTTCGGCGGCCAGAAATTCATTCCCTCGGCACTCGATAAGTTACAGGAAGTTCGTCGGATAATTGACGCTAGCAGCCATCCGATTCGGCTTGAAATCGATGGCGGCGTTAAGGTCGACAATATTCGACAAATCGCAGCAGCGGGGGCAGATACTTTTGTGGCGGGTTCTGCCATCTTCCAAAGCGAAAATTACAAAGCCACCATTGGCGAAATGCGCGCCGAACTCGCCAAGGCACGGTAA
- a CDS encoding methane monooxygenase/ammonia monooxygenase subunit A, which produces MSALASAVRTPEEAAKISRTLDLIALGAFFLIFLASYHVHCMLLFGDWDFWVDWKDRRMWVTVAPIVAIAYPAAMQAFFWEKFRLPFGATIVTLGVLAGEWANRYYNFYGFTYFPINFVWPAILVPMALFLDAVLVLTKSYGLTAIVGGLFYGLLLYPANWPLLAQFHVPVEYNGLVMSIADIMGYHYVRTGTPEYIRMVEKGTLRTFGKDVVPVSAFFSGFVCMVMYFTWHFVGRWFSRDYNIDQV; this is translated from the coding sequence ATGAGTGCACTTGCGTCTGCGGTTCGTACACCGGAGGAAGCTGCAAAGATCTCTAGAACGCTGGACCTTATCGCGTTGGGAGCGTTCTTCCTGATCTTTCTGGCTTCGTACCATGTTCACTGTATGCTTCTATTTGGCGACTGGGATTTCTGGGTCGATTGGAAAGACCGTCGCATGTGGGTCACGGTGGCTCCCATCGTGGCGATTGCTTACCCTGCCGCCATGCAGGCATTTTTCTGGGAAAAATTCCGTCTTCCCTTTGGCGCTACCATCGTGACGCTCGGGGTGCTAGCCGGTGAGTGGGCTAACCGTTACTATAACTTCTACGGTTTCACCTACTTCCCAATTAACTTCGTTTGGCCGGCCATTCTGGTACCCATGGCTTTATTCTTGGATGCCGTTCTCGTGCTGACCAAGAGCTATGGCTTGACCGCCATCGTGGGTGGGCTGTTCTACGGCTTGTTGCTTTATCCTGCAAACTGGCCGCTGTTAGCCCAGTTCCATGTTCCCGTGGAATACAATGGTTTGGTCATGTCCATTGCTGACATCATGGGGTATCACTATGTTCGGACGGGTACTCCTGAATATATCCGGATGGTCGAGAAAGGTACCCTGAGAACATTTGGTAAAGATGTCGTTCCGGTATCGGCGTTCTTCTCGGGCTTTGTTTGCATGGTCATGTACTTTACGTGGCACTTCGTCGGCCGCTGGTTCTCCAGAGACTACAACATCGATCAAGTGTAA